The Setaria viridis chromosome 6, Setaria_viridis_v4.0, whole genome shotgun sequence genome contains a region encoding:
- the LOC117859995 gene encoding kelch repeat-containing protein At3g27220, with protein MAAASRPLPLRLAVPLALALILALALVTAFLRASSSSFSGRISALSSSTKTVKKGKRAKEDVERFMGHLNATYADLPVPRWDWEEMPAAPVPRLDGAAVQIGDLLYVFAGYGSLDHVHSHVDVYNFSSNTWTERFDMPKEMAHSHLGMVSDGRHVYAVSGQYGPQCRASINCNFVLDTETKEWHELPPLPLPRYAPAAQLWRGRLHVMGGGKEDRHEPGLEHWSLAVKDGKALENEWRAEVPIPRGGPHRACVVANDKLFVIGGQEGDFMAKPGSPIFKCVRRHEVVYGDVYMLDDGAKWKQLSPMPKPDSHIEFAWVVLNNSIVIVGGTTEKHPITKKMILVGEVFRFDLETLTWSVIGRMPFRIKTALAGYWEGWLYFTSGQRDRGPDNPAPKKVVGSMWRTKLHL; from the exons atggccgccgcctccagacccctgccgctccgcctcgccgtgccgctcgccctcgccctcaTACTCGCGCTCGCCCTCGTCACCGCCTTCCTccgggcctcctcctcctccttctctggCCGCATCTCCGCCCTCTCATCCTCCACCAAAACG GTGAAGAAGGGGAAGCGCGCAAAGGAGGACGTCGAGCGTTTTATGGGGCATCTGAACGCGACGTACGCAGACCTTCCGGTGCCGCGCTGGGACTGGGAGGAGATGCCCGCGGCGCCCGTGCCGCGCCTCGACGGGGCGGCCGTGCAGATTGGGGATCTCCTCTACGTCTTCGCTGGGTACGGGAGCCTCGATCAT GTTCATTCTCATGTGGATGTGTACAATTTCAGTTCAAACACATGGACTGAGAGGTTTGATATGCCCAAGGAGATGGCACATTCGCATTTAGGAATGGTGTCAGATGGTAGACATGTTTATGCAGTTTCTGGACAATATGGGCCACAATGCCGTGCCTCAATAAACTGCAATTTTGTTTTAGACACGGAGACAAAAGAGTGGCATGAATTGCCCCCTTTACCATTGCCCAG GTATGCACCGGCTGCTCAGCTTTGGCGTGGTCGGCTCCATGTTATGGGTGGAGGCAAAGAAGACCGTCATGAACCTGGGTTGGAGCACTGGAGCCTTGCTGTCAAGGATGGCAAGGCACTAGAGAATGAGTGGCGAGCTGAAGTACCCATACCACGTGGTGGACCTCATCG GGCATGTGTTGTTGCCAACGATAAACTATTTGTAATTGGTGGACAAGAGGGAGACTTCATGGCTAAACCAGGATCACCTATTTTTAAATGCGTACGGAGGCATGAG GTTGTGTATGGTGATGTGTATATGCTAGACGATGGAGCCAAGTGGAAGCAACTGTCTCCAATGCCAAAGCCAGATTCCCACATTGAATTTGCATGGGTTGTCCTTAATAACTCCATAGTAATTGTTGGTGGAACTACAGAGAAGCATCCTATCACCAAAAAGATGATTCTTGTTGGTGAAGTCTTCCGTTTTGATTTGGAAACATTG ACCTGGTCTGTCATTGGGCGCATGCCTTTCCGAATCAAGACAGCCTTAGCTGGCTATTGGGAGGGGTGGC
- the LOC117861057 gene encoding uncharacterized protein, translating into MSCFGAVAGTIPAAYYYSSSSGINGGGARGSRRPWRWWRTKCAGIAAAVGSRIRKSIKRIDGRRRRTASSSLASVHARRGCCRQHRRSFAPVYVDELYSHHQQPPKALRVVRAEDEPSASDDDAKPTTAAPPPAHAAGAARVCAADANPRRAKPARAGGAVATAAAAGARATGGKLAQAAAHAGGAMRNVLLRSPGRGGGGVLGVVKGMGEVDLRAELFIRKFKEDMRLQSQRSAEELQAMLARGL; encoded by the coding sequence ATGTCCTGCTTCGGCGCCGTGGCGGGGACGATACCTGCCGCCTACTActactcgtcgtcgtcggggatcaacggcggcggcgcccgcggcagcaggaggccgtggcggtggtggcgcacCAAGTGCGCCGGCATCGCCGCGGCCGTCGGGTCGAGGATCCGCAAGTCCATCAAGCGGATCGACGGCCGCCGTCGGCGCACGGCGTCGTCGTCCTTGGCGTCCGTGCACGCGCGGCGCGGGTGCTGCCGCCAGCACCGCCGGAGCTTCGCGCCGGTCTACGTCGACGAGCTCTACAGCCACCACCAGCAGCCACCCAAGGCCCTCCGCGTCGTGCGGGCGGAGGACGAGCCGAGCGccagcgacgacgacgccaaGCCGACAACGGCGGCACCACCACCCGCgcacgccgccggtgccgcgcgCGTGTGCGCCGCCGACGCCAACCCCCGCCGTGCCAAACCGGcacgcgcgggcggcgccgtcgcGACCGCTGCAGCTGCGGGTGCGCGCGCTACCGGCGGCAAGCTGGCGCAAGCGGCGGCTCACGCCGGCGGCGCGATGAGGAACGTGCTGCTGAGGAGCcccggcaggggcggcggcggcgtgctcggGGTGGTGAAGGGGATGGGGGAGGTGGACCTCAGGGCCGAGCTCTTCATCAGGAAGTTCAAGGAGGACATGCGCCTGCAGAGCCAGCGCTCCGCCGAGGAGTTGCAGGCCATGCTCGCCAGAGGCCTATGA